A single Oncorhynchus nerka isolate Pitt River linkage group LG10, Oner_Uvic_2.0, whole genome shotgun sequence DNA region contains:
- the si:ch211-209a2.2 gene encoding L-asparaginase isoform X1, giving the protein MGIYQSKGKIPEEVYRFWSAVASSIRLGWLGTGDMAKEMKVCQLAIFPMLLNASALQGDIVGLEGHLQQGADVSVSDGHGRTPLHLAAGEGDVETVRFLLKKGADVNVRDFARETALRDGIRCKSIEVVSQLMSEGAHLETSSLELGVEMCCLAFLGDFKQMEVWKQAGVSFNFADADGRTPLHVAVCTNQPDMVRFCIRNGSSLEQRDLFNNQPVDDARRLGLQTLVEILSNEAQKEASDLVAEKTKINVEEQMAIGLVELSLVP; this is encoded by the exons ATGGGTATTTATCAATCAAAAGGAAAGATCCCTGAAGAAGTTTACAGATTTTGGTCAGCTGTGGCATCATCCATCCGTCTGGGATGGTTGGGGACTGGTGATATGGCAAAG GAGATGAAGGTGTGCCAGCTTGCCATTTTCCCCATGCTGTTGAATGCCTCTGCTTTGCAAGGAGACATTGTTGGTCTTGAGGGACACTTACAACAG GGAGCTGATGTGTCTGTGTCAGACGGACATGGGAGgacacctctccacctggctgctGGTGAGGGTGATGTCGAGACTGTCCGATTCCTGCTGAAGAAGGGAGCGGATGTCAACGTTAGGGATTTTGCGAGAGAAACTGCTCTCCGAGATGGCATTCGCTGCAA GAGCATAGAGGTTGTGTCCCAACTGATGAGTGAGGGGGCTCACCTGGAGACATCCTCTCTGGAACTGGGGGTTgagatgtgttg CCTTGCGTTCTTGGGAGACTTCAAGCAGATGGAGGTGTGGAAGCAGGCAGGGGTTAGCTTCAACTTTGCTGATGCCGATGGCAGAACTCCTCTGCATGTG GCTGTCTGCACTAACCAGCCAGACATGGTCAGGTTCTGCATCAGGAACGGCTCCAGTCTTGAG CAGCGCGACCTCTTCAACAATCAGCCGGTGGATGATGCTCGGCGTCTGGGTCTGCAAACCCTGGTGGAGATACTGAGCAATgaggcccagaaggaagcctcCGACCTCGTGGCCGAGAAAACCAAGATCAATGTGGAGGAGCAAATGGCCATAGGCCTGGTAGAACTCTCCCTGGTCCCATAA
- the si:ch211-209a2.2 gene encoding L-asparaginase isoform X2 — protein MGIYQSKGKIPEEVYRFWSAVASSIRLGWLGTGDMAKGADVSVSDGHGRTPLHLAAGEGDVETVRFLLKKGADVNVRDFARETALRDGIRCKSIEVVSQLMSEGAHLETSSLELGVEMCCLAFLGDFKQMEVWKQAGVSFNFADADGRTPLHVAVCTNQPDMVRFCIRNGSSLEQRDLFNNQPVDDARRLGLQTLVEILSNEAQKEASDLVAEKTKINVEEQMAIGLVELSLVP, from the exons ATGGGTATTTATCAATCAAAAGGAAAGATCCCTGAAGAAGTTTACAGATTTTGGTCAGCTGTGGCATCATCCATCCGTCTGGGATGGTTGGGGACTGGTGATATGGCAAAG GGAGCTGATGTGTCTGTGTCAGACGGACATGGGAGgacacctctccacctggctgctGGTGAGGGTGATGTCGAGACTGTCCGATTCCTGCTGAAGAAGGGAGCGGATGTCAACGTTAGGGATTTTGCGAGAGAAACTGCTCTCCGAGATGGCATTCGCTGCAA GAGCATAGAGGTTGTGTCCCAACTGATGAGTGAGGGGGCTCACCTGGAGACATCCTCTCTGGAACTGGGGGTTgagatgtgttg CCTTGCGTTCTTGGGAGACTTCAAGCAGATGGAGGTGTGGAAGCAGGCAGGGGTTAGCTTCAACTTTGCTGATGCCGATGGCAGAACTCCTCTGCATGTG GCTGTCTGCACTAACCAGCCAGACATGGTCAGGTTCTGCATCAGGAACGGCTCCAGTCTTGAG CAGCGCGACCTCTTCAACAATCAGCCGGTGGATGATGCTCGGCGTCTGGGTCTGCAAACCCTGGTGGAGATACTGAGCAATgaggcccagaaggaagcctcCGACCTCGTGGCCGAGAAAACCAAGATCAATGTGGAGGAGCAAATGGCCATAGGCCTGGTAGAACTCTCCCTGGTCCCATAA